CGACGGCGCCGGCCCCTTCGGCGCTCAGCGGGGCCAGCGCGCGGCGGTGCGCGGCGCGGTCGAGCACGCGGGCGAACACCGCCGGGTCGGTGGCGGCCTGCCCGTCGCGGTGCGCCACGACCACCAGCACGCGCGAGTCCGCCACCGCACGGCACAACCGGTCGATCCAGCGCAGCGATTCCACGTCCGCGCACTGCAGGTCGTCCACGAGCAGCAGCACGGGTTCGCTCGAGGTGAGCAACCCGTTGCGCATCGTGGTGAAGTCCGGTCCCACCTCGGATTCGGTGGTGCAGCAGGAGAACTGCGTCAGCACGCCGAACGGGATGTCGCGCTCCGGGGTGGTGGCCACGGCCCGCAGCACCCGCACGCCCTGCTCCCGCGCGGTCGACGCGGCCTCGGCCAGCAGCGCCGAGCGACCGATGCCGAACGGGCCGGAGAACGCCAGCAGACCACCGTCGCCGTGGCGCGCCCGCTCCAAGGACGCGCGCAGCAACGTGGTCTCGTTCTCCCGTTCCCGCAGCACTTCGCCGCTCCCTTCCCGTCAACGCCGAAGACCCGCGGTCCGGATCACCGGAACCGCGGGCCCTGGGCACGCGATCACTGCTCGATGGTCACCTTGATCGCCGCGCCGGTGCTGACGGTGTGGATCGCGTCCAGCACGCCGTCCAGCGGCAGCCGGTGGGTGATGAGGTCGTGCACCGGGACCTCGCCGGAAGCGATCAACCGCAACGCCCGCCGGTTGTGCTCCGGGGTGGACCCGTTGGCTCCGACGATCGTGAGCTCACGGTAGTGCACGGCGTTGGAATCGCAGTCGATGATCGGTGAATCCTTGGGCAAACCACCGAAAAAACTGATGCGGCCGCGTCGCGCCGCCATCTGCAGCGCCTGTTCCTGGGCCTCGCCGGAGGCCGCCGCGGTGATGACCACGTCGGCGCCGATGCCGTCGGTCAACCGCAGCACCTCGGCGACCGGGTCGGTCTCCGCGGCGTGGATCGTCGCGTCCGGGCGGACCAGTCCGGCCGCCTGCTCCAGGCGTTGCGCGTTGAGCTCCACGAGGTAGACCGCCGCGGCGCCGCGGGCCCGCGCCAGCCGGGTGTGCAGGCAGCCGATCGGGCCGGAGCCGACGACGACCACCACGTCGCCCGGCCCCACCCCGGCGAGCTCCTGCCCGTTGAGGACGCAGGCGAGGGGTTCGGCCACCGAGGCGTCGGCGAAGTCGAGCCCGTCGGGCAGCACGTTCACCCCGTCCACTCGCAGCACCTGCTCCGGAACCGTGAGGTATTCGGCGAAACCGCCGTCGTAGTGGTAGCCCATCGAGCGCTGGTTCGGGCACACCGTCTGCCTGCCGCGCTTGCAGTACCCGCACTCGCCGCACGGGATCGCCGCGATCACCTGCACCCGGTCGCCCGGCGCGAAGCCCTGCGCGCCCTCGCCCACCGCGACCACCTCACCGGCGATCTCGTGGCCGATCACCCGCGGCGGATCGATGTGGTGGTGCCCGTGGCGCATGATCTTCAGGTCGGTGCCGCAAGTGGAGCAGTTGCGCACCCGCAGCTTCAGCTCACCCGGCCCGGCCTCCGGTTCCGGCGCCTGCTCGATCCGGATGTCGCCGGGGGCGTAGAAACGTGCGACCTTCACCTGTCCTCCTCAGTGGACCGCAACAGCCGATCGACCGTCGCCTCGTCCGGCGCCTCGCGCAGTTCGCGCGCCCGCACCGGATCCATCAGGACCGTCGCGAGCGCCGCCAGCACGCCCAGGTGCTGCGCGCCCGCCGGATCAGGGGACCCGTCGGCCGGCGACGCACCCGCCGCGATGGCCACGCACAGCCGGACCGTCGCCCCGTCGCTCCAGCGCACGCCGCCGGGGAACTGGACCACGACCAGCGCGGTGCGCCGCACGAAGCGGCGGGACTCGGTGGTGCCGTGCGGGATCGCCACGCCTTCGCCGAGGTGGGTGGTCATGGAGCGTTCCCGCTCGTGCATCGCCGCGACGTACGGCCCGTCCACCGCGCCCGTCTCGACCAGCAGCCTGCCGCACTGGTCGATGGCGTCGGCGCAGCCCGCGGCGGTCCGGCCCAGCCGTACCGCGAGCGGGCGGGGCGGACGGGCCTCAACGACCACGGTTGCCGCCCTCCCCGAGGGGTCCGCCTTCGCGCACGGCCTGCTCGACCTCGTCGAAGACCGGGTCGCCGAGGAAGCTGCGGAAACCGAGGATGACCGCGGAACCGGTGTCCTCCCGCCGCGCCCGCTCCAGCAGCGTCTCCTGGCAGAGGATCAGGTCGGCGTCGGCCGGGATGTCACCGACGGAGGCGTGCGAGACCTTCACGTCGTAGGGCTTGAGCCTGCCCGCGAGCTGCGCGGCGACCATGGCGCTGCTGCCCATCCCCGCGTCGCAGGCGATGACCACCTTGTGCACCGCAGAACCTTCGATCGTGCCCATCGAGCGCTCCTCTCCTTCCCGCCGGGCGTCTTCGACCTCGCTCGGCGGCACGGGCTCCTCCCGCAGCTCGTCGTGCGATCCGCGAACCCGGCGCTGGGCGAAGCCGATCGCGCGCAACCAGCGCGACGCCGCCGACCCGGCGCTCATCGGACCGCTCCACCGGTCGAGACGCCGTCCTCGCGCCTGCCGAGCTTCAGCACGACCGAGGCCACCAGGAACGACACCACCGCCGAGACCGCGATCCCGGCGATCACGCCCAGATAGCCGCCCTTCGGCGTCACCGCCAGCAGCGCCACCACGCTGCCCGGTGAGGGCGTGGCGACCAGACCGGCTCCGGTCACGCTGAACACGAACAGCCCGGCCGCGCTGCCGGAAATGGTCGCCAGCAGCAACTTCGGCGCGGCCAGCACGTAGGGGAAGTAGATCTCGTGGATGCCGCCCAGGAACTGGATGACCAGCGCCCCCGGCGCGGTCGCGCGCATCGCGGCCGGCCCGAACACGGTGATCGCCAGCAGCACGCCGAAGCCCGGCCCCGGGTTGGGCTCGACGAGGAACTCGATGGCCTTGCCGTGCGCCAGCGACTCCGAGACGCCCAGCGGGCCGAGCACGCCGTGGTTGACGGCGTTGTTGAGGAACAGCACCTTCGCCGGTTCCACGATGATCGCCACCAGCGGCAGCAGGTGCATGTGCAGCAACGCCTGCACGCCGTGGCCGAGCGCCACGGTGACGCTCTCGATCAGCGGCCCGATGGCCAGCAACCCCAGCACCGCGAAGATGCCGCCGATGATCCCGGAGGCGAAGTTGTCCACCAGCATCTTGAACGCCGGTGCCACCCGCTTGCCGACGGTGCCGTCGAACCGGCGCAGCACCCAGCCCGCCAGCGGCCCGACGATCATCGCGCCCAGGAACATCGGGATCTCGGCGCCGATCGCGATGCCGATAGTGGCGACCGCGCCGACCACCGCGCCGCGCTGCCCGTGCACCTGGCGGCCACCGGTGTAACCGATCAGCACCGGCAGCAGCAGCGTGATCATCGGCTCTTTGAGCTGCGCCAGGTGGGCGTTCGGCCACCAGCCGGACGGGATGAACAGCGCGCTGATCAGCCCCCAGGCGATGAACGCGCCGATGTTGGGCATGACCATGCCGGCCAGCTGCCCGCCGAAACGCTGCACTACGACGCGAGCCCGCTGCGCCTGCGCCTTCGATCTCGAATCTTCGGTGACCGTCCCTGACATGGTTGTCACTTCCCGTACCTCGCCGACGCCGTTGTCCTCTGCCTCGCCGACCGCCTCCCCGCGCTCAGGGGTCCCGGTGCAGCCGACGGTCCCAGGGCACCCGGGACGCGACGCGCACCAGGTCCGGGCGCAGGTCGTGCGGTTGCGGCATGGCGCTACCCGGCAGCGAGGCCGCTGCCGCGCCCCAGGCCACCGCGGTGACCAGCGCGGGCAGACCACCGCAGCCTTCGGAAAGATATCCGGCGAGTAAAGCGTCCCCGGCGCCGACGGTGTTCTGCGCGGTCACGGGCGCTTCGGCGTAGCAGTTCCCGTCGTGGCCGCGCAGCAGGGCTCCATCGGCTCCCAGGCTGGCCAGGACGGTGCCCGCACCGAGCTCCAACAGCTCATCGGCGGCGTCGGCCACGTCACCGATCGTTGTAATGGGGTGACCTACGGTCTCCTCCAGCTCCCGCAGGTTGGGCTTCACCAGGGCCGGTCCCGCCTGCACCGCTTCGCGCAGCGCGGGCCCGCTGGTGTCGACGACCACCGGCACCCCGAGCGAGCCGACCATCCGGATCAGCCCGGCGTAGTAGGCGCTGTCCACTCCGGGCGGCAGGCTGCCCGCGATGACGACCCAGTGCGCGCCTTCGGCCCCGCTCAGCACCGCTTCGGCCAAGGCGCGGGCGTCACCGTCGTCCAGCAGCGCACCGGGCTCGTTGAACTTGGTGACGGTGGCGTCCGGTTCGACGACGCTCATGTTGATGCGGACGGGTCCGACGGCGGGCACCCGCACGACGTCGATGCTGATGCCCGCGAGCAGCGCGACGAGCTGTTCGCCCTCGATGCCGCCGGCCGCGACGACCGCCCGCACGTCGACGCCGTGCAGGGCCAGCGCGCGAGCGACGTTGATGCCCTTGCCACCGGGGTCGACCCGGATGGACGAGGCCCGGTTCAGGCCGCCTCGGACGAGTTTGCGCACCTGCACGGTGCGGTCGAGGCTGGGGTTCGCCGTGACGGTGACGATCACGCGCACAGCCCTCCCCT
This window of the Saccharopolyspora gloriosae genome carries:
- a CDS encoding hexose kinase, whose product is MIVTVTANPSLDRTVQVRKLVRGGLNRASSIRVDPGGKGINVARALALHGVDVRAVVAAGGIEGEQLVALLAGISIDVVRVPAVGPVRINMSVVEPDATVTKFNEPGALLDDGDARALAEAVLSGAEGAHWVVIAGSLPPGVDSAYYAGLIRMVGSLGVPVVVDTSGPALREAVQAGPALVKPNLRELEETVGHPITTIGDVADAADELLELGAGTVLASLGADGALLRGHDGNCYAEAPVTAQNTVGAGDALLAGYLSEGCGGLPALVTAVAWGAAAASLPGSAMPQPHDLRPDLVRVASRVPWDRRLHRDP
- a CDS encoding PTS sugar transporter subunit IIA; translation: MVVEARPPRPLAVRLGRTAAGCADAIDQCGRLLVETGAVDGPYVAAMHERERSMTTHLGEGVAIPHGTTESRRFVRRTALVVVQFPGGVRWSDGATVRLCVAIAAGASPADGSPDPAGAQHLGVLAALATVLMDPVRARELREAPDEATVDRLLRSTEEDR
- a CDS encoding alcohol dehydrogenase catalytic domain-containing protein, whose translation is MKVARFYAPGDIRIEQAPEPEAGPGELKLRVRNCSTCGTDLKIMRHGHHHIDPPRVIGHEIAGEVVAVGEGAQGFAPGDRVQVIAAIPCGECGYCKRGRQTVCPNQRSMGYHYDGGFAEYLTVPEQVLRVDGVNVLPDGLDFADASVAEPLACVLNGQELAGVGPGDVVVVVGSGPIGCLHTRLARARGAAAVYLVELNAQRLEQAAGLVRPDATIHAAETDPVAEVLRLTDGIGADVVITAAASGEAQEQALQMAARRGRISFFGGLPKDSPIIDCDSNAVHYRELTIVGANGSTPEHNRRALRLIASGEVPVHDLITHRLPLDGVLDAIHTVSTGAAIKVTIEQ
- a CDS encoding PTS mannitol transporter subunit IICB yields the protein MSGTVTEDSRSKAQAQRARVVVQRFGGQLAGMVMPNIGAFIAWGLISALFIPSGWWPNAHLAQLKEPMITLLLPVLIGYTGGRQVHGQRGAVVGAVATIGIAIGAEIPMFLGAMIVGPLAGWVLRRFDGTVGKRVAPAFKMLVDNFASGIIGGIFAVLGLLAIGPLIESVTVALGHGVQALLHMHLLPLVAIIVEPAKVLFLNNAVNHGVLGPLGVSESLAHGKAIEFLVEPNPGPGFGVLLAITVFGPAAMRATAPGALVIQFLGGIHEIYFPYVLAAPKLLLATISGSAAGLFVFSVTGAGLVATPSPGSVVALLAVTPKGGYLGVIAGIAVSAVVSFLVASVVLKLGRREDGVSTGGAVR